The DNA region GGCTAAGAATGCAGTTTGAAGGGGCAAATAGGAAGCAAAACACCTACTTTCAGATTGAGTTGTGGCAGAATCTGCCGGTTCCGTGAGGACTGAGGCTAGGCCCCTACCCATCCCTGTGGGGTCCAGCCTTGAGAAAGATCTGCATTTGTTGGCATCACTCTAGGGGTTCCAAACTAAGAAGTATGGTCAGATTCCATGAGCctctgccacccccacccccacccacgtCCCTACTAGGAGGACCAAGCACGTTCACCTGCTTGGCAAAGAGCCTGGTTCACCACCACCTCAGCCCTGGCTGTCTCAAAGGGCCACCATTAGATTTGCTCCAGATCACCTCCCAATAGGGTGGGTCAGCAGGAACCAAGCTCAATCTTCACTCCCTGGGACCTTCTGGAGGCAGACACCTGGATGCCCCTTTCTGGGGAAGAACGACATACACAGCACTAATCCGCCTGGGAAACCTACTCTTCAAGCTACCTCCCACTTACATCCTGGGTCTGAATGAGGGGGGCTTGGAGCTGTGACAGGTGGCTAGGGGCCCCACTGGAAGGGACCCGCAGCGACAGGCCATGGACGCGCACAGGCTGGCCCGTGCGGCCGGTGCAGCAAGTGCCACATAAGCCATATGTCAGCAGCCGagagcccgtgcactacaaccaGCTCGCGGTAAAAGCAGGGGTCGAAGGTGCGGAGGTGCGGAGCGGCTGAAGGTCGAGGGATGCCAAAGGTGCGGAAAGCAGGGTGAGGCTCAGGCGTGAGACGCAGGCGCTGTAGACACATGCCCAAAAAGACGTCGTCAATGGGGAAAAGCTCAACCTGCGAGCAGGCACCGGCCAGGCGGCGCAGCGTGGCCCCCGAGAGCACGAAGCCGCCGCCGCCTGCGTAGGCCGGGTAGGCGGGCAGGCCGTAGACAGCCTCAGGGATGTAGTACTTGCTGGCCCGCACGCGGATTGGCCGCGCCTGCACTATCACGTCACCTGCAAGCAGGTCCTGCTCCGGGTCCCTTGGCCCCAGGAACTCCAGCAGGTTTCCCACGTGCACAAACACGTCGGCGTCGCCCTTAAAAACGAAGCGCACGTCGGGGCAGTAGGCGGAGGCCCAGGCCAGAAAATGGATCTCCTTGAGCGTTAGGTTGAAGAAAGTGTCGTCGAAGGCCCAGAGCAGGATGTCCGCGTACGCACGGCTCTCAGCACGCAACAGGGCGCTCCAGTGCGTTCGAGTGCCCGCCCCCTCCGCGTCTGCCCCGTCTGTGCCCGCGCCCCGGGGCACGCCCAGCAAAAACACCCGGCGCACTAGCGCCCCCTGCACGCGACCCTCAGCACCCCACGTCTGGCGCACGGCTTGGCGCCGCTCGAAGTCCGCAGCCACCGACTTGACGGCGATGAGCAGGTCGGGTCCGCCGGGGGGTGCGCCATTTCCTCGGCACTTGTGCGGCTGGTTAATGAGGAGAGGGAAGCGCCGCTGGTCCTTGGCTCGCAGATAGCGGCCGAAGTCAAAGGGTCCCGTGGGCGTGGGCGGCTCCGGCGTATCCTCTTCGTAGGCCGGCGGGGCTGCGCCTGCGTCCGGCGCCTGAAATACACGGAGCCCCGGGGTGGGCCCCGGCGCCGCCCTCCCTTGAGCTCCCGGCGCGCTCGTCGTCGGGGCCGCGCCATCGCGCTGCGCATAGAGCAGGAGGCCGAGGGCGGCGCCGAGGAGCAGCGTGAGCGACGCTTCTCCGCGTAGGCGCAGCCTCCGCCTCATGTCCGCCTGGCAGGCGCCCGCGGCCCCTGCGGAGAGACTCAGTCAGGGGCTCAAGACAAGGAAGCCAGCAGCCGGCAGGGGCTCCGGCCCCGCCCTCCCCGGGGGTAGGGCGCGGGAGGCCACACGCCTGGGGTCTCCGGCTGCCGGCCGTTCATCCCCCTCCGTTGTCCTCCTACTTTGGGCCCTGACCCCCCACCGGGATGGGCACCCTGAAAGGGCAAGAAGTTCCTCCTAGTAGCCGACTCCCACCCTCTCAGCTCCGGCCTAGCACGGTGCCCCAGAACAGGGAGACGCGGAGCCTCGGCCCCACCCCCTTCCCGCGCTGAGGCCGAATCCCTTCTACCCATCCCTACCCACCACGGCGGTCCTTGGGATCCTGATACACGTTCGGCCCTTGGGAGCGGCGTGGCCCCGGATGCCGGGGCCTCCGGGGCTCAGCGCAGGGTCCCAAGGGCGGCCATGGACGGGGCCTGGGCCAAATGCAACGTTGGCAGGAAGGGGGGCCGGGGCCGCTGCCACGTGACCCTACAGCTGTGTGCGCCCGGACATCTGGAGCTCAGTCAGCTCCGCCCTGGCGCTGCAGGAGCGCTGTCTCCGAGTGGAGACTAATCTCTGAGAGGGATCCTCACGGTCAGCTCTCTCTGGGAAGGCGCAAAGAGGTGAGTTCTGGTCTCCGTGCAGGCTCAAACTTCCCAATTCTGCCTTTCCAGGGGACAGGAAGAAGCACTAACCTTTCTGGTTAgtttccccacccctgcctctccgGAGCGGaaagggcctgggctgggcaggagCCCCAGCGCAGGAGGGCTTGGCATCGACCCCTCCCACGCCATCCTTGGAAGTGCCTCTCGTCAGCTTTCCAGGAGCCCTGGTTCCGCAAGACAGGGTCCAAAAAGTGCCCCGGATACATGGCTGCCTCCTTTCTCCTGGGTCTGCCATGCCCGCCAGCAGACACACCACGCACACAAGGACTAACAAAACTGCGTGCTCAATTCTCACAACCCTGGCAGCAGCTGTCATTGATCATGCCCAGATGGGGACGCTGCCCCTCAGGcagttgagtgacttgcccaggatcgTACAGGCAGAAGGTAAGAGCACTGTCCCAGATCTTCTGGAATTCAGTCCAAGACtctttcctctgtcctccctTGCCCCTCTCCCTATCCATCCACTTGGATGCAGGAGAAGGGGGCCAACCCTGTCTGCTTTAACTTCACAGGTGAGCACTTCAGTCTGTCTCTCCAGAGGCAGTTCTGAGTTCTTTATTCCCTAGTGCCCCAGGCCATCATCGCCTCCTGCAGGAAGAAATAACCAAGCCTGGGCCCACTGCAGGCCAGGTAGGGCTGGCAGGGATTGGTTTAGCTTGGGGGACTCCTGAAGTAGACCAGTGAGCAAAGGGTTTGATGTGGACACAGGCGGGCAGAGAGGCGCTCTGGAGATTGAGGGCCCAGGCCTTGCCCAGCTCTGGCTGCCACCTCTCTCTTCTCGGAACTCAGAGCCTCCAGGTCCCAGCCATGCAGTGGGGCCTGGAGTAGACAACACCCactccgccccgccccgccccgccccaccccaccccagagtttctgaggGCAGACTGTGAGAACCAGCACTGCTACCCAGTGCCATCCTCTTTCCAGTGGCTATGACTGTGCCTTCTGACTTCTTCCCACCAATATTCTCCCTTACAAAATAAACCTTCCAACCTGAGCCTCACTCTCCCGGTCACAGACTTCTCAGGAGTCCTCTAGTCCGGCTGTCTCTGCTACCTCACCTCCCATCCCTCCTGTGGTCTGGTTTCAGGCTGTCCACACCATGTCCCAGAAACAGCCCCCACCTAGTAACCTTTTCCCTGACTCCAGTGGACAGTCCGCAGCTTTGACAGATTTGCAGCCTCCATCACAGCAGGTGGGTATTCCCCTGGCTTCCAAatctggttttcctccttcctctttgggTTGCTCTTTTTTCTGGTTGGTGACCTTCAGGACCTCCCCCTGGGCCACCCCACCCACTCCCACCTGTACATTTCTGAATCCTAGGCCTCAACACTCTCCTGAACTCAAAACTATAGATCCAGCTATCCTTGGACTCTCTCCCTGGATGTTCTACAGGAACATCATGCCCAACTTGTGCCAAACAGAGCAAGCACTTCACCTCCCCCAGGGCCCCTATCTCAGCAGGCAGCTCCACCTTCCATCCAACTGGCAAAGGCAGAAACTCTGGAGTCCTCTCCAACCTTCCTCATTCAGTGTCACCAGGCCTGTTGTCCTTTGTCCTAAACAGCTCTCAATGTTCatcccttccctccatctctgctgctaactgccccagcctggggcactgtcttttctctctctctgcatcctcaccagcctCCCAGCCTTAACTGCCAAAACCCTTTAAAGGCCTCTCACTAGCCTccagataaaatccaaactctgtaAACTGGCTTACCTGACCCCATGCTATCTGCCTCCCCCACTCAACAATGGGTCTCTGCAAATCCACCCACCCCTAGATCCAGCCACTCTAAACCTTCTGTTCTAAATCCCTTCCTCTCACCTTCCTCAAGACCTCACCTGAGGCTGACCATGCCCAGAATATTGCACTTCTCTCATTCCACCGCCCACAACATTCACACTCATTTCTCTCCCAGGAAGCCTAACCCCTAACCTGGGTTAGGCCCCTGCTCAGTTGCTCCCAGAACTCCTTGTATTTTTCACATCAAAAAACTGGTAGTATTTTATTACTGTTTCTTAATATTCAGAGTCCCAGACTGAGTGTGAACTGGGGACAGGCAGGATTCATGTGTTTTGTTCACCACAGTATTTGCAGCACCCAGGATGATGCCTAGGATACAGCAGGTCCTTAATGAATtatattgaattaatgaatagtAATAAATTGTTCTATGAATGAAGAGGTAAGGTCTGGCTGAAAGCCCCTCTTCTGCGGTGGGAAAAGGTGAGGCAGACCTCTTGCAGCAGGTCCCCCATATGCTCTCTCTATCCTAGTATCTAGAACAGAACCCCCAGTGGCACCCCAGCAGACATTGTGGGTGCTTGTCCGACTCCTGGAGAGGGCAGTCATCTCTGGTTTTAAGTGTGGCCTCAGAGTCCCGTGGGTGGACAGGAGGTCAGCAGTAGCAGCAGAAGGGACCCTACAGTCATCCAGGTGCTCCAAACCCTGGCTGGGCAACTGGCCGACCGCCCCTTTCTCTGGTACCCAGGTTAGGCCAGGCCGCCATGGGGATTCGTGAGGCCCAGCAAGTCCTCTGCCAGGCTGGTGAGCTCGTTCTCCTCGAGCGCCTCCACCAGGCGCTGCAGCGTGGCGCGGCGGCCCTCGGCCTGCACGAAGCGCCGCAGCAGCTGGAAGGCCTGCTCATACAGCCCTTCACGCTCGTATTCATAGGCCAGTGAGTCAAGCGCCGGGTCCCTCAATGCACGACAGCCGCGCTGCAAGGAGCGCCCCACCTTGCGCCACTTGAGGCCCACTGAGCGCGCGAACGTCTGTTGGTCCTGCAGGCTCAGCGGCCGGTTCACTGCAGGGGGAGTGGGAAGCGGAGTGAGCTCGGGACACCCTTCCATTTCCGCCCCTCGACTATCCCGCGCAGACCTCGCCCCTCCCCAAACTCCATCCTCCCAAGGATcctgcctctgcttctctccGGGAGTCTCACCTACGGGCTGACCCTGGAACAGAAAAGTCTGGCcagacggcggcggcggcggtggtggCTTCTCCTCCGACGGAGAGGGTGCCAGAGACTGCGAGGGGGCCGGAGCGCCCTCCACGTCGCCCCCTTGGCCCCCCGAGCCGCACGTCAGATTCCTGAGCGCATCCTCCAACTCTGTTAGTTCCTCATCCCGGAGCCGGTCGGGCTAGGGAGGGGAGTGCGGCGTCGGTGGGGGTCTTAGCCGCgaatccccaccccaccctggccccagcccgGCCGCACCTTCTGGGCGAAGATGCAATTCAAACAGCGCTCCTCGTCGGTCAGCAAGGCATCTAGCTGCTCCGCGCCGGCGCGCAACTCCAGTTGCAGCGGCATGGAGTGCAGGGTCAGCTCCGCCGCCAAGCACCCTTGCAGCGCGGCGCGCAGCGCCCCCTCGCGGTAGGTGCGGAGGAAGCGGCCGCAGGCCTGGCGCCCGCTGAAACGCAACTGCACGATCAGCTGCGGATCGCTGCGGTGGATCTTGAGCATCTGCAGCACGTCGGGGCTCCCGCCACTCTCTGCGGAAGCGGGCAGTCAGGTGGCATGCGGTCCCCATGCGGGGCCATTCTCCAAGAGGCCGAAGGAGGGATGAAGCCCGAGGTAAGacgccctccccatccccagaccTAGGGGCGCGGCTATTCGCCAGAGCTCCCAGCTGGGAAGCAAAATTGGGATGTAAACAGCAACAACCCAGAATAAAGGCCAGGACCTATCACAGGGAGCACCCTAGGACGGAGTGT from Balaenoptera musculus isolate JJ_BM4_2016_0621 chromosome 19, mBalMus1.pri.v3, whole genome shotgun sequence includes:
- the TRADD gene encoding tumor necrosis factor receptor type 1-associated DEATH domain protein isoform X2 encodes the protein MLERPCPGGKMAAGPNGLEEWVGSAYLFVESSLDKVVLSDAYAHPQQKVAVYRALRTALAESGGSPDVLQMLKIHRSDPQLIVQLRFSGRQACGRFLRTYREGALRAALQGCLAAELTLHSMPLQLELRAGAEQLDALLTDEERCLNCIFAQKPDRLRDEELTELEDALRNLTCGSGGQGGDVEGAPAPSQSLAPSPSEEKPPPPPPPSGQTFLFQGQPVVNRPLSLQDQQTFARSVGLKWRKVGRSLQRGCRALRDPALDSLAYEYEREGLYEQAFQLLRRFVQAEGRRATLQRLVEALEENELTSLAEDLLGLTNPHGGLA
- the TRADD gene encoding tumor necrosis factor receptor type 1-associated DEATH domain protein isoform X3 is translated as MAAGPNGLEEWVGSAYLFVESSLDKVVLSDAYAHPQQKVAVYRALRTALAESGGSPDVLQMLKIHRSDPQLIVQLRFSGRQACGRFLRTYREGALRAALQGCLAAELTLHSMPLQLELRAGAEQLDALLTDEERCLNCIFAQKPDRLRDEELTELEDALRNLTCGSGGQGGDVEGAPAPSQSLAPSPSEEKPPPPPPPSGQTFLFQGQPVVNRPLSLQDQQTFARSVGLKWRKVGRSLQRGCRALRDPALDSLAYEYEREGLYEQAFQLLRRFVQAEGRRATLQRLVEALEENELTSLAEDLLGLTNPHGGLA
- the B3GNT9 gene encoding UDP-GlcNAc:betaGal beta-1,3-N-acetylglucosaminyltransferase 9, which gives rise to MRRRLRLRGEASLTLLLGAALGLLLYAQRDGAAPTTSAPGAQGRAAPGPTPGLRVFQAPDAGAAPPAYEEDTPEPPTPTGPFDFGRYLRAKDQRRFPLLINQPHKCRGNGAPPGGPDLLIAVKSVAADFERRQAVRQTWGAEGRVQGALVRRVFLLGVPRGAGTDGADAEGAGTRTHWSALLRAESRAYADILLWAFDDTFFNLTLKEIHFLAWASAYCPDVRFVFKGDADVFVHVGNLLEFLGPRDPEQDLLAGDVIVQARPIRVRASKYYIPEAVYGLPAYPAYAGGGGFVLSGATLRRLAGACSQVELFPIDDVFLGMCLQRLRLTPEPHPAFRTFGIPRPSAAPHLRTFDPCFYRELVVVHGLSAADIWLMWHLLHRPHGPACARPWPVAAGPFQWGP
- the TRADD gene encoding tumor necrosis factor receptor type 1-associated DEATH domain protein isoform X1, giving the protein MLGLSACQSLRGHARQQAVTFHPARGGKMAAGPNGLEEWVGSAYLFVESSLDKVVLSDAYAHPQQKVAVYRALRTALAESGGSPDVLQMLKIHRSDPQLIVQLRFSGRQACGRFLRTYREGALRAALQGCLAAELTLHSMPLQLELRAGAEQLDALLTDEERCLNCIFAQKPDRLRDEELTELEDALRNLTCGSGGQGGDVEGAPAPSQSLAPSPSEEKPPPPPPPSGQTFLFQGQPVVNRPLSLQDQQTFARSVGLKWRKVGRSLQRGCRALRDPALDSLAYEYEREGLYEQAFQLLRRFVQAEGRRATLQRLVEALEENELTSLAEDLLGLTNPHGGLA